Part of the Leptolyngbya sp. BL0902 genome, ATTGGCCTTCAGCGCCGTTGTCGCCGACCGGGGCCGCTGCCGCAATAGCGCCCATACAAAGGGATACTCAATCACCAGCGTTATCCCCAAAGCTAGGCCCACAGCCCCCCAGAGCCAACCCCAGGCCGTGGCCAAAGTAACGGCTGGATGGTGGGACAACCACCCCGGCAACAGCCTCAACCCCACCAAGGTCGAGGCTAAGTTGGCCAGCACCATCACCCCAAAAGACCGCCACCGAGGGGTATGAAAGACCCTGGTCAGAATCCCAGATTCCAGATAACCAATCCCCAGGTTGCCCAGCAACAGGGGCAAGCCACCCGCCCACAGGAGGGCACTGCCACTGTTAGCTTGGGCAGGATAGGGCCAGAGGGCAAGGGCTAGACCGATCAGCAGCCAAGGCAGGTATATCATGGGCTAACGGTTGTCAGGAAATTCAACATCTTCGTAGAGGGCGGTCAGGGGGGCGGAGAAGTTCAGGCTGGCGAGGGCAAAGTCGCCTTCGGTGTAATAGTGCAGTACCCAAAGTCCTGCCTCATTGCGCTGAAAGGACTCTACTCGTTGATGGCGAGTGTTAACCAGCACATATTCTTCTAGGGTTTCTAAGGTTTGATAGTCGGCAAACTTATCCCCTCGATCAAAGGCTTCCGTAGACTCTGACAGCACTTCAATCATTAACTTAGGAAAGCATTTGTAGGTGTTGTTTGCCCGATCTCGCTCGTCACACGTCACCATCACATCGGGATAGTAAAAACAATTGCGCGTCTCAATGCGGGCCTTCATATCGGCAATGTAAACCCGACAACCACTACCTCGAACGTGGTTACGCAGCAAGGCTGCCAGGTTAACGGTAATGGTGACATGGGCATCGCTGGCCCCAGCCATGGCGTAGGCTTCGCCGTCGATAAACTCATGTTTGGCAGGGCTTTCGGCTTCTAATTGCAAATATTCTTGGGCGGTGAGGGAAGGCTGGGGAGAGGCCACCATAGGACGTATTTACCAACTCTGGGGCTGAAAGCGGTCATCATTCAGAATAACAACGCCATCTCCCGATTGCGCCATCACAAACAGCCC contains:
- a CDS encoding Uma2 family endonuclease, encoding MVASPQPSLTAQEYLQLEAESPAKHEFIDGEAYAMAGASDAHVTITVNLAALLRNHVRGSGCRVYIADMKARIETRNCFYYPDVMVTCDERDRANNTYKCFPKLMIEVLSESTEAFDRGDKFADYQTLETLEEYVLVNTRHQRVESFQRNEAGLWVLHYYTEGDFALASLNFSAPLTALYEDVEFPDNR